The stretch of DNA ACTCTCCTGCTCGATCGCGTCGGAAAAGCGACGACAAGAACCCCGCCCGATAGTCGATAAACGCGACCCGTGCCTCACGGAGACGGTCAAACGCCGCCTCGACCTCCCCCAACGGGAGGGGGATGACCCCCATCTCTGAGAGCCGGGGGTTCAGCGACTCGAACTCACCGAGGTCGAGGGTGACTGACGCAGCAGCCTCAGCGGTGCTCGCGGCTTCGAGCGTTGCGACGGCATCCGCGATCGTCGCTTCGAGGTCGTCGATCTCCACGACGACCCCCTCTCGGTGCTCGTTGACGGCCGTGAGCACGCTCGCGGCCTCGCCGGACTCCGCGAACACGCGGTCGAGCCGGTCGCGGAGATCGGTCGCGATCTCCTCGTGGAGCGACTCGATCACCTCGCGCTCGTCCTCCAGTTGGTCGATCTCCGCCGCCACCGCCGCGATCCGTTCGTCGGCGGTCGGCGTCCGCGCCGGGTAGACCGCTTCCGAGTCGAGGGCGACCGCCAGCAGCTCCCGAACGAGCCGGGCGTCCGCCTCGTCGATTCCCGCCTCCTCGGGCGTGATGCGGGCGACGGCGTCGAGGAGCTCCCGCCGCTCGGCGACGTTCTCCAGCTCCGCCACCAACGTCCGGCGGAGCTTATCCGGGACCGTGTCGGGGTCGAACTCCCACGCTTCGGCGTCGAGGCTCCCGATCAGCAGCTCCGGGGCGGTCTCGACGTACTGCCGGGCCCGTTCGGTTTCGTCGTCGGCGTCGAGCTGCGAACGAACGTGTTCGAGGCTGTCGTCCACCGTCGCACGGAGTTCCTCGACCTGATGGACGGTGCCGACCGCGTCGAGCGCGTCGCTGTCGAGCAGGCGTTCCCGGAGCCCCGCCTCGATTCGGTGCCGGAGTTCGAACAGGGACGACGCGTGTTCGGCGGGATCGAGCGACGACGCGTCGGTGAGTGCGGCGCCGGCAGTGTTCGGGAAGCACTCACGGAGATACGTCCGGACGTGGGCGTGGAGATCGGCTTCGATCTCGAGCTCCATCTGTTTCGCCGTGAAGAGCTCGTGAACCGCCTCCGTCGCCGCTCGCCGGTGCTCGACCGGGAACTCGACCGTGTACGGGGCGGCGACGGTGAACGGCTCCGAGTTCGGGCCCGCGTTCCACGGCGCGGGACCGCCCTGTACCGCCTGCTGGTGGGCGAGGATCGACCGAACGGCCGCCATCTCGAACGTACGGGCGTCGACGCCATCGAGGTGGGGGAGCAGGGTGACCGTGTCGAACGGGCTCTCGCCCGCGTGGTGGGCGTACGCCAACTCCGAGAGCGCCGCGAACGCGTTCGCCTTCTCCTCCGCAATCGCGCCCTCGTGGGGGAGAATCGCATAGAGGTGTGTCCGGCGGCTGTCGACGCCGGCCGCGAGGTCGAGCGCCATCCCCGATCCCGTTCCGCCGCCGAGCGTTGTCACGAACGCCACCTCGTCGGTGTTCGTCGTGGGCGGGACGAGCGGTACGTCCAGGTACGTCGCGATGTGATAGAGCGCCTTCCCCAGCGGTCGGCGTCGGAACGTCCCGTTAGTAAACCCGTGGTTGAGCGCGGACTCCAGCGGGTCCCGATCGTTCGCCAACCACCAGCTATGTAGCCCCTCCCTCTGACAGATATTTTTAACCGTTCCAGGTGCTATCCCTAGCGGAAACCATCGGTCGGGAAGATGTTCCGGTACGACGACCCGGCCCTCGAAGGAGAGTGTGGCCTCGTTCGGGTGGTCGGCCCGGTCTTTGGCGGCCGCGATCCGTTCGTCGATCGCCGTCGTGGGATGCTCCTCCCGGATCGCGGAGTCGACGATCGAAGCGCGGAGCTTTCCCGGTTCGTCGCCCACATCGGCGTTCAGCACGTCGTCGAGCAGCCAGTCCTGACGCAGAAGCCGAGCGACGACATCTCCACCGCCGCCGCCGAGGCCGACCAGCACGTCCGGCGTGTGAGTAACGCCCATACGTCTAGGCGGTCTGTCGGAATAATTAACGTTGGGGGACGGAGGCGGCGCGGGGCGTCAGATCAGCAGCACAGCCATCGCCGCCACCAACACCGCCAGCACCAACAGCAGGCTCCGGTCGATGCCGGCTTTCGTCTCGACGGACTCACGGCCCGTCACCCGCGCGATCGCGGCGTCGGGGTCCTTCGCGACCGCGACCGACGCCTTCGCGAACGCCACCGCGGCGTCGTCGACGCGGGCGTACAGTTCCGTGACGCCCACGACCAGATAGCGCGCGCCGTAGAACGTCGCGGGGTTGTAGAGGTTGTCCACATCGGGCACCCGACCCAGCCCCGAGAGCGGCTTCTTGACGAGCGCGAAGCCGATCAGCCCCAGCACCGCCAGTGCGACCCCCTCGATCAGGTGGGGGACCGTATACGTCTTGTAGGCGTGGGCGACCACGTCGCCGTTGGTCACGTCGAACGGGAGCAGGCTGAACAGCGCACCGTCGAAGATGCCGTAGAACACACACAGCGCCGCGACGAGCACCATCGCGGCGGCCTGCCCGCGGTTGGCGTCCTTCACGCTGCCGTCGTACTCGCCGTGGAAGAAGGCGTAGTAGCCGAACTTGATGAACGACATGAACGTCCCGACGCCCCCGATCAGGAGGAGCAGTTCGAGCGTGTAGAAGTCGCCGAGGTGGATCGGCCCCTTCTCGAAGGCGTAGTGGCTCGCGGAGATCACGATCCCCTTGCTCACGAACCCGTTGAAGCCCGGGAAGCCGGCGATCGAGAGCGCGGCGACGGTGAACGCCCCCGCAGTGATCGGCATCTCGCGGGCGAGCCCGCCCAGCTTCTTCAGGCTCTCCTCGCCGGTGCGGTAGACCACCACGCCGGCGGTCATGAACAGCAGCCCCTTGTAGAGGATGTGGTTGAACACGTGGGCAAAGGCGCCGGACTGGGCCAGCGCGCCGCCGATCCCGACGCCGGCGACCATGTACCCGACCTGCGACTGGATGTGGTAGGAGAGCAGCCGACGCATGTCGTTCTGGAACAGCGCCATCGTCGCGCCGAAGACGGCCATCACGCCGCCCATGTACGCGACCGCGACGTTGCCGTCGTTGGGGAACACGCGGTACATCCCGTACACGCCGGTCTTCGTCGTGTACACGCAGAGGAACACGCTGGCCGCGATGTGCGGGCGCGGGTACGTGTCGGGCAGCCACGCGTGCAGGCCGACGAAGCCGACGTTGACGCCGACGCCCAGCGCCGCGAGGATCGGCGCTACCGGGCCGGCGAGCCCCGCCGTCTCGGGGCCGCCGGGGACGCTCGCGAAGAGGAACGTGCCCGTCTCCGCGAAGTGCCAGACGACGGCGCCGAGGAACAGCGTGCCACCGACGCCGTGCAGCAGCGCGTAGCGGTAGCCCGCACGCACCGCCTTCCCGCCGTAGTGCCACACCAGCAGCGTGCTGGTGACGGCCATCAGCTCCCAGAAGAAGATCAGCGTGAGCCAGTCGCCGCCGAAGACGGCGCCCAGACTGCTCGCGACGTAGGAGAGTGCAAAGGCGGTCTGGATGTTCTCGGCGTCGCTGTAGTAGGAGTACGCCACGCCGACCACGCCGATGAACGCGAAGATCAGTCCCATCAGCGTCGAGAACGGGTCGACGTTGAACAGCACCGTCTCGAAGCCGAACAGGTCGACGTCCGCGAAGTGGGCGCCGGAATCGACCAGCCAGACGTACGGGACGACCGCGCCCGTGAGCAGGCCCGCGGCCGCGTGGCCGAGCTTCCGGCCGAGGAACGGCAGCAGGAGCGCGGCGAGCAGGACGGGGACGAACGGCGGGACGATCGGCTCCATCAGACGCTCACCCCCGTGGTCGCCGCGACGATCAGCCTGACGATCCGGAGGAACACCGCGGTGTCGGGCACGACGCCGAGCACGATCGAGCCCGTCGCCGCGAACAGGATCGGGCCGAGCATGAACCACGTCGACTCCCCGCCGAACCAGCCCCGGGACTCCCAGTCGCCGTGGGGTTCGTGGCCGTGGTCACCCTCGTGGTCGTCGGCGAACCCGTGTTCGTCGTGTTCACCGCCGTCGACGGTAGTGTCACCGTCGACGTGCTCGCCGCCGGCGTCGACGTGTTCCGCATCGTCACTGCCCGAATTCTCCTCCGGGTGGCCGCCGTCGGTCGCGAGCTCGTCCTCGGCGAACCGCCCGCCGAGCACGTGTTCGAGCAGCGGCTTCCCGTCGCTCTCGCCCTTCGACTCGAAGAAGGCGGCGTAGACGACGGGCCAGAAGTACGCGATGTTGAGGATCCCCGACACCAGCAGCGCGGCGGTAAAGACGAGCTGGCCGCCGGAAACGGTGCCGATCAGCAGGAAGTACTTGCTCACGAACCCCGCGAGCAGGGGGATCCCCGCCATCCCAAGCGACGCGACGCCGAAGGCGGCCATCGTCAGCGGCATCCGCTCGCCGATCCCCGCCATGTCGCTGATGTCGTCGGTATGGGTCTCGACGTGGATCGCGCCCGCACAGAAGAACAGGGTGAGCTTCATGAACGCGTGGGCGGGGATGTGGAGCAGCCCGCCGACGAGCGCGTACGCCGACGCCCGGCCGGGCGCGAGCGCGGCGCCGACCGCGAGCCCGAGCACGATGTAGGAGAGCTGGCTCACCGTCGAGAACGCCAGCCGGCGCTTGAGGTTGTCCTGCCGGAGCGCGATCACGCTCGCGACGGTGAGCGTGAACGCGGCGACGGCGGCCAGCGGGATCCCCATCCCGATCTCCGCGACCGTCTCGGGGCCGAACACCTCGAGGATCACGCGAGCGATCCCGAACACGCCGGACTTCACGACCGCGACCGCGTGGAGGAGCCCCGAGACGGGCGTCGGCGCGACCATCGCGTCAGGTAGCCAGGAATGCAGCGGCATCAGCGCCGCCTTCACACCGAAGCCGAGGATCAGCAGCCCGAACGCGGCGCGGGCCAGCGTCGGGTCGCTGCCCGCGAGCGCCTCGATCCCGCCGGGGGCGAACGCCGTCGTCCCGGCGAGCAGGTAGACGAGCACCGAGCCCGCGAGCACAGCGACGCCGCCGCCGAACGTGTAGGTGAGGTACTTGCGGCCGGCCGCGCGAGCCTCGTCGGTCTCGTCGTGGCTGACGAGGGGGTAGGTGGCGACCGTGAGCAGCTCGTAGAACACGAACAGCACGAGCAGGTTCGACGCGAACGCGACGCCGATCGCGGCGGCGACGCTGCCCGCAAAGGCCGCGAAGTAGCGCGTCTGGTCGTGTTCGTCGAGCCCGCGCATGTAGCCGATGCTGTAGAAGCTGGTGACCAGCCAGAGCAGGCTGGCGAGCAGTCCGAACAGCACGCCCAGCGCGTCCGCCTGCACCGCGAACTCGACGCCGGGGACGAGCGTCCCGACGGCGCTGACGTACGTGTCGCCGGCGAGCACGCCCGGGACCATGCTGGCGACGATCCCGAGCGCCGACAGCGCCGCGAGCAGCGTCCACACCTCCCGGACGTTCTGCCGGCCCCGCGAGGCGAGGATCGGGAGGATGGCGACTGCCGGCACGAGCACTGCTGCGAGTGGTCTGAGTGAAGCTATCTCGGTCATGAGAGGAGTGCCTGAACCGTCGGTTCGAGGAGCTGTCCGTACTCGAAGGCGATCATCCCGAGGCCGATCGCCGCGAGGGCGGCGACGACCACCGTGGCCGTCATCCCGATCGAGGGGCGCGAGAGGTCGGCGCCGCCGTCGGTCGCCGTCGGGGTATCGCCCGCCTCGCTACGTTCCGAGGACCGTGGCTCCTCGCTGCGTTCCGAGGACCGTGGCTCCTCGCTGCGTTCCGAGGACCGTGGCTCCTCGCTGCGTTCCGAGGAGCGTAGCTCCTCGCTGTCACGGAAGAACATCCGTTCGAGGATCCGCGCGAAGTACGCAAGCGTCAGCAGCGTGCTCGCGAGGATCACGACCGCGAGCGGCCACGCCGACGCCTCGACGGCACCCAGCGCGACGTACCACTTGCCGACGAAGCCGATCGCCGGCGGCACGCCGACCATCCCCAGCGCGAGCACGCCGAACGCGCCCGCGCCGAGGGGGAGCCGCCCGACCAGTCCCGAGTACTCGTCGACCGTCCGGGCGCCCGTGGCGGTCGCGATCAGGCCGGCGGTCAGGAACAGGCCGCCTTTCATGATCGCGTGACCGACGAGGTGGATCGTCGCGCCGATCAACGCCGTCTCGTTCGCGACGGCGACGGCGCCGACGACGAGCCCGAACTGCGACATCGAGGAGTACGCGAGCATCCGCTTGATGTCGGTCTGGGACACCGCGAGCACGCTGCCGACGACGATGCTGACCATCGCGCCGGCGACCAGCAGCGAGCGTGCCGCGGGGTTCGCCTGCAGGAACTCGACGGTGAACACCGTGAAGACGATCCGGATCAGCGCGTACGCCGCGACCGTCGACACCAGCGCCGAGATCAGCGCGCTCACCGAGTCCGGCGAGCCGGCGTAGGCGTCGGGCTGCCAGGCGTGCAGCGGGAACACGGCGACCTTGACGAACAGGCCGACGACCAGCAGCGCGAACGCCGCTTGGACCAGCGTCGCGTCGTAGCCGACCGCCGCGAGCTGCTGAGAGAGGTCGGCCATGTTGAGCGTCCCCGTCGCGATGAACGCGTAGCCGATCCCGAGCAGGAACAGGCTCGCCCCGACCGTGCCCACGATCAGGTACTTGAGCGCGGCACGGGCCGAGCGCCCGCCCTCGCCGCTCGCGACGAGCGCGTACGCCGCCAGCCCCGTGATCTCGAGGAACACGTACATGTTGAACACGTCGCCGGTGATGCTCATCCCCGTCAGCCCAGCGACGAGCAGGAGGTAGACGGCGTAGAACGCGTTGCTCCGCGGGCCCGCCCGCCGCGCGTACGCGAGCACGCCGAAGGAGACCACGGCGACCAGCAGCGCCATCGTCGCCGAGAGGCCGTCGATGTACAGCTCGATACCGAACGGCGCCTCGAACCCGCCGACGACGTAGCTGACCGTCGAGTCGAACGCCCGCGCGGCGAGCACGCCGGCGCCGACGACCTGCACGGCCGTCGTCACCAGCGCGACCGGCCAGCCGGAGCGTGAACGGGCGAGGCCGGCGAGGAACGCCAGCGTCGACCCCAGCAGCGGGAGCGCCACCAGCAGCGCGGGGAGGTCACTCATCGAGGCTCACCTCCCGGATCTCGCTCTCCCGAAGCGAGCCGTACTCGTCGTACACCCGGACGATCAGCCCCAGCGCCACCGCGGTGAGGCTGACCCCGACGACGATGGCGGTCAGGATCAGCACGTGCGGCAGCGGGCTGACGTACGGCGGCGACGCCGACAGCAGCGGGGGGCTCGCCCCCGAGACGAACGCCGAGGTGACGAAGAAGAGGAAGATCCCCGTCTGGAACACGTTCATCCCGATCACCTTCTTCACGAGGTTGTCGCTGCCGATCAGCATGTACGTCCCGACGCCCATCAGCAGGAAGCCGACGAGGAAGTACCCCCGCGACGCGAGCAGGTCGATCACGCCGACTCACCCCCGTCGAACCCCGCCGCGATAGCGAAGAACAGGCCGGTGACGATGCCGGCGACGATCACGCCGATCCCGAGTTCGACGAACTCGATCCCGTACTTCGTCGCGTGGGGGATGCCGAGGTCGTGGTAGACGCCGTACTCGAGGAAGCCGGCACCGAGCAGGACGCTCCCGATCCCGGTGAACAGGAACGCGAGCATCCCGACGCCGATCAGCGCGACCGGGAGCCGGCTGCCGATCCACTCCCGGGTGGCCTCGATCCCGAACGCGATCCCCAGCATCAGGACGACCGTGCCGACGATGACGCCACCCTGGAACCCGCCGCCGGAGGAGTCGGCGCCGTGGAACATCACGAACAGCCCGAACGTGAACACGAACGGCGTCACCACGCGCACGGTGGCCATGATGATCGGGCTACCGACGTACGGGCCGCTGCGGGCGGTCGGCGCCTCCGTGTCGGGCGTTCCGGGCTCTTGCTGGACCATCAGCCGAACACCTCCCTGTCGAGCACGACCAGCAGTCCGACGCCCGCGGAGTACACCACCGCGGCCTCGCCCATCGTGTCGAAGCCGCGGTAGGCCGCGAGCACGGCCGTCACGGCGTTTTTGACCTCGGTCTCGTCGTACGCGTTGTCGAGGTAGTACTCGCTCACGTCGTCGTCGGACACCGCCGAGTTCGCGTCGCCCACCGCCGGCAGCGCGAACAGGGTCGACGACAGCACCAACACGAGCGCGACCGCCACCCCGGCCGCCCGGAGGTCGATCCGTTCGAACGTCCGCTCGGTGGCGGGGTGGTCCGTCTTCACGATCGTGAGCAGGAACAGCACGGTCATGACGCCGGCACCGACCGCGGCCTCCGTCAGCCCGACGTCGGGCGCCCGGAGGAACACCCAGACGATCGCGATACCGAGGCTGTACGCGCCGAAGGCGACGACCGAACTCAGGACGCTGCGTAGCGCCGCCGTCGCGACCGCGGCGCCGACGACCAGCGCGAGGAGGGCGATCTCGAACGGCGTCATGGCTCGTCCTCCTCGCCGGTCCACGGTTCGATTCCGAGTTCGTTCGCCGCCCGGGTGATCGCGTGGGCTGCAGTGGGGTTCGTGATGAACATAAAGAGCAGCAGTAGGAGGACTTTCAGCGTGTCGAAGCCGACCCCGTAGGTGACGGCGACCGCACCCAGCGAGAGCACGGCGCCGAGCGTCTCGCTCTTGGAGGTGCTGTGGGCCCGCGAGTACACGTCGGGGAGCCGGAGCAGCCCGACGGCGGCGACGACCGCGAAGAACGCGCCGCCGACCACGAGCACCAACACGGCGATCTCGCGGGGCGTCATAGCACACCCCCGCGTTCGACTTGGAACTTCGAGATGGCGATGCTGAGCAGGAAGTTCAGCAGGGCGTACACGAGCGCGATGTCGAGCGCCCCGGGCTCGCCGATGGCGGCGGCGAGCAGCGCGATCACGATCACGACGTTCGAGCCGATGAAGTTGATCGCGATCACGCGGTCGGGCATCGTCGGCCCGGTGATCGCCCGGTAGATCCCGACCAGCGAGACGAGGACGAACACCGTCGCCGCGCCCAGCAGGACTCGCTCGATCATTCGTTCTCCTCCTGCTGGCGGCGCTCGAACGGACTCGGGATCCGGGCGGCCGCGCGGCCGTAGAACACGAACCGGACCGCCCGTTCGAGCGTCCCCGCGAACAGCTCCTCGCGTGCGCTGCCAGTGAGCGTGTGGATGATCATGTGCTGGCGCTCCACGTCGACGGTCAGCGTGCCGGGCGTGAGCGTGATGCTGTTCGCCAGCGTCGTCACCGGCAGCGCCGACCAGACCGCGGCGTCGAACTCCACCATCTCGGGGTCGATCGGCAGGTCGGGGTGGAGCACGATGTACGCGATCTCGAAGTTCGCCTTCACGATCTCCCAGAGCAGGAACGGGACGTACAGCGCGAACCGCGCCAGCCGGCGGACAGTCTGGCTCAGGTCGATCGGCGACGTGAGCGAGACGCGCCACAGCGCGACGGCGACGATCCCCGCGCTGATCGCGCCGGTCGCGAGCTCGAAGGGAGCGCCGTCGGCGAGCGCGATCGAGCCCCCCGAGAGCTCGAACGGGAAGATCGAGCCCGCAAGCAGGAGGTAGAACGCGAACGACGCGGCGAACAGCGCAAAGAACTGCGTGAGCGTCCCCCGCCGGACCAGCGGCTGGGACGGCGTCTCGACGTTCCGGGGCGCCTCCTCGACCGCGAGGCCGGCTTGCCGGACTTCGGCCTCCAGCGAGGGCAGCAGCGGCGTCGAACCGATCGGATCGTACCGCGGGTCGAACACCGCCAGCCCGAGGTCGTGTTCGTTGGCGTAGCGGACGAGCACGTCGGCGTAGTCGTTGGGCGTCGAGAGGTACTCGTGGGTGGCCACGAGCGCCGTCTCGATCGTCACGTCCGCGCCGTCGGCGTCCTCCTCGGCCCACGAGGCGACGCGGTCGAGCAGCGTCCGGGCGGCGTCGACCCGTGTCGAACCCGAGCGAAACGTGACCTTCTCCGGAAGCGGGTAGACGAAGTGGATCGCGGCCGGCGATCCCGCCTCGTCGGCGCGGGAGCGCGCTTCCTCGACGACGTAAGCGACCGTGTTCCGGAGGCTCGCCGACTCGTCGACCGGGACGAGCAACCGTGACTCGGTCACGGCGACCACCCCACGGACGGACGGCCTGCCGGACGAACTGGATCGAGTGGCATCAGTAGTCGCCCGACGGTTCGTACAGGCGCTTTATAGGAGTTCTCACTCCGGCCGTGGCCGCCGGCGGCCGGTCACGGGCCGACGGTCGGGACCCTCAACTGCGCGGTCGCCGTCGAGAGATTTGTGCGCGGGGCGACGTAACCGCTCCCAACCCTCGGCACGCGGATGAGCCCCGTTTTCGCGGCACTGTGTAACGGTAATGGGTTACTCCGGGAAGCGAACGTTTTTGACCCGCCCATCGTTATGCCGAGTACGATGCAACGACGGAAGTTCCTGCAGGGGGTCGGACTGGCCGCAATCGCGAGCACCGCCGGCTGTACACAGCTCTCCGGATCGGACTCCGAGGGCGGGGCGGGCGTGAGCGGCGAGACGCTGACGCTCACCACGACGACGAGCACGTACGACACGGGGCTGCTCGACGAGATCCACCCGAGCTTCGAGGAGATGTACGGCGTCACCGTCGACGCCGTCGCACAGGGGACCGGCGCCGCGCTGGAGTCGGCCCGGAACGGCGACTCGGACGTGGTGATGGTCCACGCCCGCGGGCTCGAGGACGAGTTCATGCGCAACGGCTACGGGATCAACCGCCGGGACCTGATGTTCAACGACTTCGTGATCGTCGGGCCCGAGAGCGACCCGGCCGGGATCGAGGGGATGGACTCCGCGACCGAGGCGCTCGCCACCATCGCCGAGGAGCAGGCGGCGTTCGTCTCCCGCGGCGACAACTCCGGGACCCACACCAAGGAGCTGAACCTCTGGGAGGACGCCGGCGTCGAGCCCGGCGGCGACTGGTACCAGGAGATCGGCGCCGGGATGGGCGAGGCGCTCAACAACGCGAACCAGCAGGGCGCCTACACGCTCTCGGACCGCGGCACCTTCATCTCCCAGCGCTCGGAGATCGACCTCACGATCCTCGTCCAGGGGCCGATCGAGGACGGGCCCGAGAGCCTCTCGAACCCCTACGGGATCATGGCGGTCAACCCCGGCGTCCACGACAACGCGAACTACGACCTCGCGATGGCGTACATCGGCTGGATCACCAGCCCCGGCGCCCAGGACGCCATCGCGAACTACGAGATGAACGGGGAGCAGCTGTTCTTCCCGCGGGCGGTCTCGGAGGACCCGGACTTCCAGCAGTACGTTCCGGAAGGTTGGAGTAGCGACTCCGACAGCGAGTAACTGTGCTGCTCGATCCGGTCGCATCGCTACTCCCGCTGTTTATCGAATCGCCGTTCGAGCAGGGGTACGTCCGGAGCATCGTCTACGTCTCGCTGTACGTGAGCTGTACCGCGGTCGCGCTGAGCACGCTCGTCAGCATCCCCGTGGCGCTCGTCATGGGCTTTACCGAGTTCCCGGGCAAGCAGTTCGTGAAGTCGGTCATCAACACCGGGATGGGGTTCCCCAGCGTCGTGGTCGGGCTGCTCGTGCTGTTCGCGGTCTCGAACCAGGGGCCGCTCGGGGCGCTCGACCTGATCTTCACCAAGGAGGCGATGATCATCTCCCAGTTCGTGCTGGCGACGCCGCCGATAACCGCGATCAGCCTCGCGGCCATCACGGGCGTCGACGAGAACGTCCGTGACGCCGCCCGCGTGCTCGGCGGCACCCGCCTCGACACGGCGCTGGTCGTGATCAAGGAGGCCCGCTACGGCATCGCGACTGCCGTGCTGGCGGGCTTCGGTCGCGCGATCAGCGAGGTCGGCTCGGTGCTCATCGTCGGCGGGAACATCACCAGCGCCGACGGCATCTCCCAGACGCGGACGCTGACGACCGCGATCCAACTGGAGGCCCGACAGGGCCAGTACGACACCGCACTCGTGCTCGGCGCGGTGCTGGTGACGCTCGTGCTGCTCGTCAACGCGATCGTCGTCCGGCTCGGCGACACGGAGGCGGTAAACCGATGATCCGACTCGACGGCGTCGCCCACGCCTACGACGAGGAGCGGGTCGTCGACGACGTGTCGCTGTCGATCGAACCCGGCGAGGTAACCGCCGTCATCGGCCCCTCCGGCGTCGGGAAGACCACGCTGCTGCGGGTGCTCTCGCTGTTTCTCGAACCCGACGACGGAGGGGTCGAACTCGACGGCGACGAGGTGTGGGCGGCCGACGAGGAGGAACGCCTGCGGCTCCGGCGACGGATCGGGATGGTGTTCCAGGACGCGAGCCTGTTCGACGCTACCGTCGCCCGGAACGTGGCGTACGGGCTGCGTGTCCGGCGGGACTGGGACGATCGCGTTCGGGACCAGTTCCGTTCGATCGTCACGTCGGTCGGCATGCCGGCCGCCGTCAGTCGTGCGCTCGCGGCAGTCCGCCTCCGCAGCCGACTCCAAGCGTGGCTGCAGTCGGTCGTCGGGCCGACCGGGCCCCCCGAAGCCGTCGCGGACGCGCTCGAAGTCGTCGGGCTGGACGAGAAGCTCGACCAGCCGGCGGGGTCGCTCTCGGGCGGCGAGGCCCAGCGCGTCTCGTTCGCGCGGGCGCTCGCGTACGAGCCGGACTACCTCCTGCTCGACGAGCCGACCTCCGACCTCGACCCGCGAAACACGGGACTGATCGAGGCAGCGATCGGGGAGGCCCGCGACCGCGGCATCGGCGTCGTCGTCGCGACCCACGACATGCATCAGGCCGAGCGCGTCGCCGACCGCGTCGGCGTGCTGCTCGGCGAC from Halolamina sediminis encodes:
- the mnhG gene encoding monovalent cation/H(+) antiporter subunit G, which translates into the protein MTPREIAVLVLVVGGAFFAVVAAVGLLRLPDVYSRAHSTSKSETLGAVLSLGAVAVTYGVGFDTLKVLLLLLFMFITNPTAAHAITRAANELGIEPWTGEEDEP
- a CDS encoding cation:proton antiporter codes for the protein MIERVLLGAATVFVLVSLVGIYRAITGPTMPDRVIAINFIGSNVVIVIALLAAAIGEPGALDIALVYALLNFLLSIAISKFQVERGGVL
- a CDS encoding cation:proton antiporter subunit C, with amino-acid sequence MIDLLASRGYFLVGFLLMGVGTYMLIGSDNLVKKVIGMNVFQTGIFLFFVTSAFVSGASPPLLSASPPYVSPLPHVLILTAIVVGVSLTAVALGLIVRVYDEYGSLRESEIREVSLDE
- a CDS encoding Na(+)/H(+) antiporter subunit D, which encodes MEPIVPPFVPVLLAALLLPFLGRKLGHAAAGLLTGAVVPYVWLVDSGAHFADVDLFGFETVLFNVDPFSTLMGLIFAFIGVVGVAYSYYSDAENIQTAFALSYVASSLGAVFGGDWLTLIFFWELMAVTSTLLVWHYGGKAVRAGYRYALLHGVGGTLFLGAVVWHFAETGTFLFASVPGGPETAGLAGPVAPILAALGVGVNVGFVGLHAWLPDTYPRPHIAASVFLCVYTTKTGVYGMYRVFPNDGNVAVAYMGGVMAVFGATMALFQNDMRRLLSYHIQSQVGYMVAGVGIGGALAQSGAFAHVFNHILYKGLLFMTAGVVVYRTGEESLKKLGGLAREMPITAGAFTVAALSIAGFPGFNGFVSKGIVISASHYAFEKGPIHLGDFYTLELLLLIGGVGTFMSFIKFGYYAFFHGEYDGSVKDANRGQAAAMVLVAALCVFYGIFDGALFSLLPFDVTNGDVVAHAYKTYTVPHLIEGVALAVLGLIGFALVKKPLSGLGRVPDVDNLYNPATFYGARYLVVGVTELYARVDDAAVAFAKASVAVAKDPDAAIARVTGRESVETKAGIDRSLLLVLAVLVAAMAVLLI
- a CDS encoding cation:proton antiporter — translated: MTEIASLRPLAAVLVPAVAILPILASRGRQNVREVWTLLAALSALGIVASMVPGVLAGDTYVSAVGTLVPGVEFAVQADALGVLFGLLASLLWLVTSFYSIGYMRGLDEHDQTRYFAAFAGSVAAAIGVAFASNLLVLFVFYELLTVATYPLVSHDETDEARAAGRKYLTYTFGGGVAVLAGSVLVYLLAGTTAFAPGGIEALAGSDPTLARAAFGLLILGFGVKAALMPLHSWLPDAMVAPTPVSGLLHAVAVVKSGVFGIARVILEVFGPETVAEIGMGIPLAAVAAFTLTVASVIALRQDNLKRRLAFSTVSQLSYIVLGLAVGAALAPGRASAYALVGGLLHIPAHAFMKLTLFFCAGAIHVETHTDDISDMAGIGERMPLTMAAFGVASLGMAGIPLLAGFVSKYFLLIGTVSGGQLVFTAALLVSGILNIAYFWPVVYAAFFESKGESDGKPLLEHVLGGRFAEDELATDGGHPEENSGSDDAEHVDAGGEHVDGDTTVDGGEHDEHGFADDHEGDHGHEPHGDWESRGWFGGESTWFMLGPILFAATGSIVLGVVPDTAVFLRIVRLIVAATTGVSV
- a CDS encoding monovalent cation/H+ antiporter subunit D family protein, whose protein sequence is MSDLPALLVALPLLGSTLAFLAGLARSRSGWPVALVTTAVQVVGAGVLAARAFDSTVSYVVGGFEAPFGIELYIDGLSATMALLVAVVSFGVLAYARRAGPRSNAFYAVYLLLVAGLTGMSITGDVFNMYVFLEITGLAAYALVASGEGGRSARAALKYLIVGTVGASLFLLGIGYAFIATGTLNMADLSQQLAAVGYDATLVQAAFALLVVGLFVKVAVFPLHAWQPDAYAGSPDSVSALISALVSTVAAYALIRIVFTVFTVEFLQANPAARSLLVAGAMVSIVVGSVLAVSQTDIKRMLAYSSMSQFGLVVGAVAVANETALIGATIHLVGHAIMKGGLFLTAGLIATATGARTVDEYSGLVGRLPLGAGAFGVLALGMVGVPPAIGFVGKWYVALGAVEASAWPLAVVILASTLLTLAYFARILERMFFRDSEELRSSERSEEPRSSERSEEPRSSERSEEPRSSERSEAGDTPTATDGGADLSRPSIGMTATVVVAALAAIGLGMIAFEYGQLLEPTVQALLS
- a CDS encoding DUF4040 domain-containing protein, whose product is MTPFEIALLALVVGAAVATAALRSVLSSVVAFGAYSLGIAIVWVFLRAPDVGLTEAAVGAGVMTVLFLLTIVKTDHPATERTFERIDLRAAGVAVALVLVLSSTLFALPAVGDANSAVSDDDVSEYYLDNAYDETEVKNAVTAVLAAYRGFDTMGEAAVVYSAGVGLLVVLDREVFG
- a CDS encoding MnhB domain-containing protein; protein product: MVQQEPGTPDTEAPTARSGPYVGSPIIMATVRVVTPFVFTFGLFVMFHGADSSGGGFQGGVIVGTVVLMLGIAFGIEATREWIGSRLPVALIGVGMLAFLFTGIGSVLLGAGFLEYGVYHDLGIPHATKYGIEFVELGIGVIVAGIVTGLFFAIAAGFDGGESA